The Euphorbia lathyris chromosome 2, ddEupLath1.1, whole genome shotgun sequence genome includes a window with the following:
- the LOC136219681 gene encoding acireductone dioxygenase 1, with protein sequence MAIEAWFMDESSEDQRLPHRRNPEEFVSLDHLAELGVLYWHLNPDDYENDEELKKIRETRGYNYMDLLDLCPEKVANYDEKLKNFYTEHIHADEEIRYCLKGSGYFDVRDKDDRWIRIWIKAGDLIVLPAGIYHRFTLDTNNYVKLMRLFVGEPVWTAFNRPQENHPARKEYIMSMTESEKVGFAVEAR encoded by the exons ATGGCTATCGAG GCATGGTTCATGGATGAAAGCAGCGAAGATCAGAGGCTCCCACACCGCCGAAACCCGGAAGAGTTCGTTTCATTGGATCATTTGGCTG AATTGGGAGTCCTATATTGGCATTTGAATCCAGACGACTATGAGAATGATGAAGAATTAAAGAAGATCCGGGAAACCAGAGGATACAATTACATG GATTTGCTTGATTTATGCCCAGAGAAAGTTGCTAACTATGACGAGAAGTTAAAGAACTTCTACACAGAGCACATACATGCAGACGAGGAGATACGTTACTGCCTAAAAGGAAGTGGATATTTTGATGTTCGAGACAAGGATGATCGTTGGATCCGAATCTGGATCAAGGCAGGTGATCTTATTGTTCTTCCAGCAGGGATCTACCACCGTTTCACCCTTGACACAAATAACTATGTTAAG TTAATGAGGTTATTTGTGGGAGAACCAGTGTGGACAGCATTCAATCGTCCACAAGAAAACCATCCTGCGAGGAAAGAGTATATCATGAGTATGACTGAGAGTGAGAAGGTTGGATTTGCAGTTGAAGCTCGTTAA
- the LOC136219680 gene encoding protein TIFY 4B isoform X1 → MDAGVTSARSILDKPLTQLTEEDISQLTREDCRKYLKEKGMRRPSWNKSQAIQQVISLKALLETSEDSGAGALRKILVSKPVVTSNSVDSAKEPSDTNNLASVSVDDIAPCRQNDSPKSGPPRPLDCQLEEADNTASGCRNPKLTDGLIGQMTIFYSGKVNVYDGVPPDKAQAIMHLAASPLHSPLDDRIRRPAFSFPYQLQTQSDRHVFNSSSAAISDPTQTEKMTEYSQQCKEKGNLTHDQDVENQMNRKISLQRYLEKKKDRGRFKVRKNVGPTSSSLEVYFNHNVRTHTSNEQPTRSSTSSPPHPVAPHTSSTSADDQMKISFSVDLNEDIQEL, encoded by the exons ATGGACGCCGGCGTTACTTCTGCTAGGTCTATACTCGACAAACCCCTCACTCAGCTtactgaagaagacatttctcaGCTCACCCGCGAAGATTGCCGCAAATACCTCAAAGAAAAAG GAATGCGTAGACCATCGTGGAACAAATCGCAGGCCATCCAGCAAGTAATCTCCCTCAAAGCTCTACTCGAAACTAGTGAAGATTCAGGCGCCGGTGCTCTCAGAAAAATATTGGTTTCGAAACCGGTG GTGACTTCAAATTCGGTTGATTCAGCAAAGGAACCGAGCGATACAAATAACCTAGCTTCGGTATCGGTAGATGACATTGCTCCGTGCAGGCAAAATGATTCCCCTAAATCTGGTCCTCCCAGGCCGTTGGATTGCCAACTGGAAGAGGCAGATAATACAGCCAGTGGTTGCAG AAATCCAAAATTAACAGATGGCTTGATCGGGCAAATGACAATTTTCTATAGCGGAAAGGTGAATGTTTATGATGGAGTCCCACCTGATAAG GCCCAGGCAATCATGCATCTTGCAGCAAGCCCACTTCACTCACCTTTGGATGATCGAATTCGTAGACCTGCATTTTCGTTTCCATATCAGTTACAGACCCAAAGTGACAGACATGTCTTTAACTCTTCTAGTGCTGCCATCTCTGACCCCACTCAGACAG AGAAGATGACAGAATATTCTCAGCAGTGTAAAGAGAAAGGGAATTTAACTCATGACCAAG ATGTAGAAAATCAGATGAACCGCAAAATATCTTTGCAGAGATATCTCGAGAAGAAAAAAGATAG GGGCAGATTTAAGGTCAGGAAAAATGTAGGGCCAACTTCTTCAAGCTTGGAGGTGTATTTCAACCATAATGTGAGAACGCATACCTCAAATGAACAACCAACCAGAAGCAGCACGAGCTCTCCACCGCATCCTGTAGCGCCACATACCTCATCTACATCAGCTGATGATCAGATGAAGATTAGTTTTTCAGTTGACCTCAACGAAG ATATCCAAGAACTTTGA
- the LOC136219680 gene encoding protein TIFY 4B isoform X2: MRRPSWNKSQAIQQVISLKALLETSEDSGAGALRKILVSKPVVTSNSVDSAKEPSDTNNLASVSVDDIAPCRQNDSPKSGPPRPLDCQLEEADNTASGCRNPKLTDGLIGQMTIFYSGKVNVYDGVPPDKAQAIMHLAASPLHSPLDDRIRRPAFSFPYQLQTQSDRHVFNSSSAAISDPTQTEKMTEYSQQCKEKGNLTHDQDVENQMNRKISLQRYLEKKKDRGRFKVRKNVGPTSSSLEVYFNHNVRTHTSNEQPTRSSTSSPPHPVAPHTSSTSADDQMKISFSVDLNEDIQEL, encoded by the exons ATGCGTAGACCATCGTGGAACAAATCGCAGGCCATCCAGCAAGTAATCTCCCTCAAAGCTCTACTCGAAACTAGTGAAGATTCAGGCGCCGGTGCTCTCAGAAAAATATTGGTTTCGAAACCGGTG GTGACTTCAAATTCGGTTGATTCAGCAAAGGAACCGAGCGATACAAATAACCTAGCTTCGGTATCGGTAGATGACATTGCTCCGTGCAGGCAAAATGATTCCCCTAAATCTGGTCCTCCCAGGCCGTTGGATTGCCAACTGGAAGAGGCAGATAATACAGCCAGTGGTTGCAG AAATCCAAAATTAACAGATGGCTTGATCGGGCAAATGACAATTTTCTATAGCGGAAAGGTGAATGTTTATGATGGAGTCCCACCTGATAAG GCCCAGGCAATCATGCATCTTGCAGCAAGCCCACTTCACTCACCTTTGGATGATCGAATTCGTAGACCTGCATTTTCGTTTCCATATCAGTTACAGACCCAAAGTGACAGACATGTCTTTAACTCTTCTAGTGCTGCCATCTCTGACCCCACTCAGACAG AGAAGATGACAGAATATTCTCAGCAGTGTAAAGAGAAAGGGAATTTAACTCATGACCAAG ATGTAGAAAATCAGATGAACCGCAAAATATCTTTGCAGAGATATCTCGAGAAGAAAAAAGATAG GGGCAGATTTAAGGTCAGGAAAAATGTAGGGCCAACTTCTTCAAGCTTGGAGGTGTATTTCAACCATAATGTGAGAACGCATACCTCAAATGAACAACCAACCAGAAGCAGCACGAGCTCTCCACCGCATCCTGTAGCGCCACATACCTCATCTACATCAGCTGATGATCAGATGAAGATTAGTTTTTCAGTTGACCTCAACGAAG ATATCCAAGAACTTTGA